One genomic segment of Streptomyces liangshanensis includes these proteins:
- a CDS encoding NAD-glutamate dehydrogenase, protein MQTKLDEAKAELLERAARVAENSPAGETGGPGGIPLADQDAAGAAHEGRSSRDALLAYLQRYYLHTAPEDLADRDPVDLYGAALSHYRLAGNRPQGTANVRVHTPTVEENGWTCSHTVVEVVTDDMPFLVDSVTNELSRQGRGIHAVIHPQVVVRRDVTGKLIEVLPDGPAAGAERPHDAVTESWIHVEIDRESDRDDLVQMTSDLRRILSDVRETVEDWDKMREAALRIAEELPGEPTADDLRVQEVDEARELLRWLAADHFTFLGYREYQLTDTDSLSAVAGTGLGILRSDPHHSEDDDHPVSPSFSRLPADARAKAREHKLLVLTKANSRATVHRPSYLDYVGVKKFDDKGNVVGERRFLGLFSSAAYTESVRRVPVVRRKVAEVLEGAGYSPNSHDGRDLVQILETYPRDELFQTPVDQLRSIVTSVLYLQERRRLRLYLRQDEYGRYYSALVYLPRDRYTTGVRLRLVDILKEELGGTSVDFTAWNTESILSRLHFVVRVPPGTEIAELTDADADRIEARLVEAARSWADAFSEALNTECGEERAAELLRRYGAAFPEGYKADHTPRAAVADLVHLEALTNDDKDFSLSLYEPVGAAPGERRFKIYRLGEQVSLSRVLPVLQRLGVEVVDERPYELRCADRTHAWIYDFGLRMPVAGLGGETRADDARERFQEAFAAVWTGAAENDGFNSLVLEAGLSWRQAMVLRAYAKYLRQSGATFSQDYMEDTLRTNVHTTRLLVSLFEARMSPGHQRAGTELTDGLLEELDGALDQVASLDEDRILRSFLTLIKATLRTNYFQSASLDTGTSDKTEDAERAERSGKAGKPGKADQKAAVAKHHTYVSMKFDPQAIPDLPAPRPAYEIWVYSPRVEGVHLRFGKVARGGLRWSDRREDFRTEILGLVKAQMVKNTVIVPVGAKGGFVAKQLPDPAVDRDAWLAEGIAAYKIFISALLDITDNMVAGAVVPPTDVVRHDEDDTYLVVAADKGTASFSDIANAVAVAYDFWLGDAFASGGSAGYDHKGMGITARGAWESVERHFRELGHDTQSEDFTVVGVGDMSGDVFGNGMLLSEHIRLVAAFDHRHIFIDPHPDAATSFEERRRLFGLQRSSWADYDKALLSQGGGIHPRTAKSIPVNTHVREALGIEPGVTKLTPAELMKAILQAPVDLLWNGGIGTYVKASTESDADVGDKANDAIRVNGEDLRVKVVGEGGNLGLTQLGRIEFARRGAGGEGGKVNTDAIDNSAGVDTSDHEVNIKVLLNGLVTEGDMTVKQRNKLLAAMTDEVGALVLRNNYAQNTALGNALIQSPSLLHAHQRFMRRLVRDGHLNRALEFLPTDRQVRELLSAGKGLSQPELAVLLAYTKITVAEELIHTDLPDDPYLRKLLHAYFPAPLREQFADRIDAHALRREIITTVLVNDTVNTGGSTFLHRLREETGASIEEIVRAQTAAREIFGLNAVWDAVEALDNKVEADVQTRIRLHSRRLVERGTRWLLGNRPQPLEIAATIEFFEAGVEEVWAQLPTMLRGAELEWYQRILEELTTAGVPEELALRVAGFSSAFPTLDIVAIADRTEQDPLGVAEVYYDLGDRLRITQLMDRIIELPRADRWQSMARASIREDLYAAHAGLTADVLSVGDANSTPEERFKAWEEKNAAILGRSRTTLEEIQSSDAFDLANLSVAMRTMRTLLRTHS, encoded by the coding sequence ATGCAGACCAAGCTGGACGAAGCCAAGGCCGAGCTGCTCGAACGGGCGGCCCGGGTCGCTGAGAACAGCCCGGCAGGGGAGACCGGAGGGCCGGGGGGCATCCCCCTGGCGGACCAGGACGCGGCAGGGGCCGCGCACGAGGGGCGGTCCTCCCGGGACGCGCTGCTCGCCTACCTCCAGCGCTACTACCTGCACACCGCCCCCGAGGACCTGGCCGACCGCGATCCGGTCGACCTCTACGGCGCGGCGCTCTCGCACTACCGACTGGCCGGGAACCGACCGCAGGGGACGGCCAACGTGCGGGTCCACACCCCGACGGTCGAGGAGAACGGCTGGACGTGCAGCCACACCGTCGTCGAGGTCGTCACCGACGACATGCCCTTCCTGGTCGATTCCGTCACCAACGAGCTGTCCCGCCAGGGCCGCGGCATCCACGCCGTGATCCACCCGCAGGTCGTCGTCCGCCGCGACGTCACCGGCAAGCTGATCGAGGTGCTCCCCGACGGCCCCGCCGCCGGGGCGGAGCGCCCGCACGACGCGGTCACCGAGTCCTGGATCCACGTCGAGATCGACCGTGAGTCCGACCGCGACGACCTCGTGCAGATGACCTCCGACCTGCGCCGCATCCTGTCCGACGTACGGGAGACCGTCGAGGACTGGGACAAGATGCGCGAGGCCGCGCTGCGCATCGCCGAGGAACTGCCCGGCGAGCCGACCGCGGACGACCTGCGCGTCCAGGAGGTCGACGAGGCCAGGGAGCTGCTGCGCTGGCTCGCCGCCGACCACTTCACCTTCCTCGGCTACCGCGAGTACCAGCTGACGGACACCGACTCGCTGTCCGCCGTGGCCGGCACCGGCCTCGGCATCCTGCGCTCCGACCCGCACCACAGCGAGGACGACGACCACCCGGTCAGCCCGTCGTTCAGCCGCCTGCCCGCCGACGCGCGCGCCAAGGCCCGCGAGCACAAGCTGCTCGTCCTCACGAAGGCCAACAGCCGGGCCACCGTGCACCGCCCCAGCTACCTCGACTACGTCGGCGTGAAGAAGTTCGACGACAAGGGCAACGTCGTCGGCGAGCGCCGCTTCCTCGGCCTCTTCTCCTCCGCCGCGTACACCGAGTCCGTCCGCCGCGTGCCGGTCGTGCGCCGCAAGGTCGCCGAGGTCCTGGAGGGCGCCGGGTACTCGCCGAACAGCCACGACGGCCGCGACCTCGTGCAGATCCTGGAGACGTACCCCCGCGACGAGCTGTTCCAGACGCCCGTCGACCAGCTGCGCTCGATCGTCACCAGCGTCCTCTACCTCCAGGAGCGCCGCCGGCTGCGGCTGTACCTGCGCCAGGACGAGTACGGGCGCTACTACTCCGCCCTCGTCTACCTGCCGCGCGACCGGTACACCACCGGGGTCAGGCTGCGCCTGGTCGACATCCTCAAGGAGGAACTCGGCGGCACCAGCGTCGACTTCACCGCGTGGAACACCGAGTCGATCCTCTCCCGGCTGCACTTCGTCGTCCGGGTCCCGCCGGGCACCGAGATCGCCGAGCTGACCGACGCGGACGCCGACCGGATCGAGGCCCGGCTCGTCGAGGCCGCCCGCTCCTGGGCGGACGCCTTCTCCGAGGCGCTGAACACCGAATGCGGCGAGGAGCGCGCGGCCGAGCTGCTGCGCCGGTACGGGGCCGCCTTCCCCGAGGGCTACAAGGCGGACCACACCCCCCGGGCCGCGGTCGCCGACCTCGTCCACCTGGAGGCGCTCACCAACGACGACAAGGACTTCTCGCTCTCCCTGTACGAACCGGTCGGCGCGGCCCCCGGCGAGCGGCGGTTCAAGATCTACCGCCTGGGCGAGCAGGTATCCCTCTCGCGCGTCCTGCCGGTGCTCCAGCGGCTCGGCGTCGAGGTCGTCGACGAGCGGCCGTACGAGCTGCGCTGCGCGGACCGTACACACGCCTGGATCTACGACTTCGGCCTGCGGATGCCGGTGGCCGGCCTCGGCGGGGAGACCCGCGCCGACGACGCGCGCGAGCGCTTCCAGGAGGCCTTCGCCGCCGTCTGGACCGGCGCGGCGGAGAACGACGGCTTCAACTCCCTCGTCCTGGAGGCCGGGCTGAGCTGGCGCCAGGCGATGGTGCTGCGCGCCTACGCCAAGTACCTGCGCCAGTCCGGGGCGACGTTCAGCCAGGACTACATGGAGGACACCCTCCGTACGAACGTCCACACCACCCGCCTGCTCGTCTCGCTCTTCGAGGCGCGGATGTCGCCGGGCCACCAGCGCGCCGGCACGGAGCTGACCGACGGGCTGCTGGAGGAGCTGGACGGGGCGCTGGACCAGGTCGCCAGCCTGGACGAGGACCGGATCCTGCGGTCCTTCCTCACGCTCATCAAGGCGACGCTGCGGACGAACTACTTCCAGAGCGCGAGCCTGGACACCGGCACGTCGGACAAGACCGAGGACGCCGAGAGGGCCGAGCGGTCCGGGAAGGCCGGGAAGCCCGGTAAGGCCGACCAGAAGGCCGCGGTCGCCAAGCACCACACCTACGTGTCGATGAAGTTCGACCCGCAGGCCATCCCCGACCTGCCGGCCCCCCGGCCCGCGTACGAGATCTGGGTCTACTCCCCGCGCGTCGAAGGGGTGCACCTGCGCTTCGGCAAGGTCGCCCGCGGCGGGCTGCGCTGGTCCGACCGGCGGGAGGACTTCCGTACGGAGATCCTCGGCCTGGTCAAGGCGCAGATGGTCAAGAACACGGTGATCGTGCCCGTCGGCGCCAAGGGCGGCTTCGTCGCCAAGCAGCTGCCCGACCCGGCCGTGGACCGGGACGCGTGGCTGGCCGAGGGCATCGCCGCGTACAAGATCTTCATCTCGGCGCTGCTCGACATCACGGACAACATGGTCGCGGGCGCGGTCGTGCCCCCCACCGACGTCGTCCGGCACGACGAGGACGACACCTACCTGGTCGTCGCCGCCGACAAGGGCACGGCGAGCTTCTCCGACATCGCCAACGCCGTCGCGGTCGCCTACGACTTCTGGCTCGGCGACGCGTTCGCCTCCGGTGGCAGCGCCGGATACGACCACAAGGGCATGGGCATCACGGCCCGCGGCGCCTGGGAGTCCGTCGAGCGGCACTTCCGGGAGCTGGGCCACGACACCCAGTCCGAGGACTTCACGGTCGTCGGCGTCGGCGACATGTCGGGCGACGTGTTCGGCAACGGCATGCTGCTCTCCGAGCACATCCGCCTCGTCGCGGCCTTCGACCACCGGCACATCTTCATCGACCCGCACCCGGACGCGGCCACCTCGTTCGAGGAGCGCCGCCGGCTCTTCGGCCTCCAGCGCTCCTCCTGGGCCGACTACGACAAGGCGCTGCTGTCGCAGGGCGGCGGCATCCACCCCCGTACGGCCAAGTCGATCCCCGTCAACACGCACGTCCGCGAGGCGCTCGGCATCGAGCCCGGGGTCACGAAGCTGACCCCCGCCGAGCTGATGAAGGCGATCCTCCAGGCCCCGGTGGACCTGCTCTGGAACGGCGGGATCGGTACGTACGTCAAGGCCTCCACGGAGTCGGACGCGGACGTCGGCGACAAGGCCAACGACGCGATCCGGGTCAACGGCGAGGACCTGCGCGTCAAGGTCGTCGGCGAGGGCGGCAACCTGGGGCTGACCCAGCTCGGCCGCATCGAGTTCGCCCGCCGGGGCGCCGGCGGCGAGGGCGGCAAGGTCAACACCGACGCCATCGACAACAGCGCCGGCGTGGACACCTCCGACCACGAGGTCAACATCAAGGTCCTGCTCAACGGCCTGGTGACCGAGGGCGACATGACGGTCAAGCAGCGCAACAAGCTGCTGGCCGCGATGACCGACGAGGTCGGCGCGCTGGTGCTGCGCAACAACTACGCGCAGAACACGGCGCTCGGCAACGCGCTCATCCAGTCGCCGTCCCTGCTCCACGCCCACCAGCGCTTCATGCGCCGGCTGGTGCGGGACGGGCACCTGAACCGGGCCCTGGAGTTCCTGCCGACCGACCGGCAGGTCAGGGAGCTGCTCAGCGCCGGGAAGGGGCTGTCCCAGCCCGAGCTGGCCGTGCTGCTCGCCTACACCAAGATCACGGTGGCGGAGGAGCTGATCCACACGGATCTGCCCGACGACCCGTACCTGCGCAAGCTGCTGCACGCGTACTTCCCCGCCCCGCTGCGGGAGCAGTTCGCCGACCGGATCGACGCGCACGCGCTGCGCCGCGAGATCATCACGACGGTCCTGGTCAACGACACGGTGAACACGGGTGGTTCGACCTTCCTGCACCGGCTCCGCGAGGAGACGGGGGCGTCGATCGAGGAGATCGTGCGCGCGCAGACCGCGGCCCGCGAGATCTTCGGGCTGAACGCGGTGTGGGACGCGGTGGAGGCGCTCGACAACAAGGTCGAGGCCGACGTCCAGACCCGGATCAGGCTGCACTCGCGCCGCCTGGTCGAGCGCGGCACGCGCTGGCTGCTGGGCAACCGGCCGCAGCCGCTGGAGATCGCGGCCACGATCGAGTTCTTCGAGGCCGGGGTCGAGGAGGTCTGGGCGCAGCTGCCCACGATGCTGCGCGGCGCGGAGCTGGAGTGGTACCAGCGGATCCTGGAGGAGCTGACCACGGCGGGCGTGCCGGAGGAGCTGGCCCTGCGGGTGGCCGGGTTCTCGTCCGCCTTCCCGACGCTGGACATCGTGGCGATCGCGGACCGTACGGAACAGGACCCGCTGGGCGTCGCCGAGGTGTACTACGACCTCGGGGACCGGCTGCGGATCACCCAGCTGATGGACCGGATCATCGAGCTGCCGCGGGCCGACCGCTGGCAGTCGATGGCCCGCGCCTCGATCCGCGAGGACCTGTACGCGGCGCACGCGGGCCTCACCGCGGACGTGCTGTCCGTCGGGGACGCCAACTCGACTCCCGAGGAGCGCTTCAAGGCGTGGGAGGAGAAGAACGCGGCGATCCTGGGGCGGTCGCGTACGACGCTGGAGGAGATCCAGAGCTCCGACGCGTTCGACCTGGCGAACCTGTCGGTGGCGATGCGGACGATGCGGACGCTGTTGCGTACGCACAGCTGA
- a CDS encoding Rv3235 family protein, with protein MVPQRRRHVPPHELFAERLLAVLSGRRPVHWMLGQTVGEAYEQLVRLAPGTPLRARGVHPVVRTCRSFEPRPGVLEASASIAAGAQVRAIAFRLERGADLRWRCAAVELGGART; from the coding sequence GTGGTCCCGCAGCGGCGCCGCCACGTCCCTCCGCACGAGCTGTTCGCCGAGCGCCTGCTCGCCGTCCTCAGCGGCCGCCGGCCCGTGCACTGGATGCTCGGCCAGACCGTCGGCGAGGCGTACGAGCAGCTCGTACGCCTCGCCCCCGGCACCCCCCTGAGGGCCCGCGGCGTGCACCCCGTCGTCCGTACCTGCCGGAGCTTCGAGCCGCGCCCCGGCGTCCTGGAGGCGTCCGCCAGCATCGCGGCGGGCGCGCAGGTGCGGGCCATCGCGTTCCGCCTGGAGCGGGGCGCCGACCTGCGCTGGCGGTGCGCCGCGGTCGAGCTGGGCGGCGCCCGGACATGA
- a CDS encoding HAD family hydrolase, protein MGKQNTHLVWDWNGTLLDDTEAVIGATNAAFGEIGLEPITLARYRELYCVPVPVFYERLMGRLPTDAEWTVMDQAFHRHYTEQRVGSRLTAGVEELLAAWTLAGRSQSLLSMYGHEELVPVVRGYGIESHFVRVDGRTGPSGGSKALHMERHLIALASAGAISPGRTVVIGDAVDDAVAAAHVGARAVLYTGGSHSRASLEVAGVPVVDSLEEAVEAAQDLVGREHA, encoded by the coding sequence ATGGGGAAGCAGAACACGCACCTGGTCTGGGACTGGAACGGCACCCTCCTGGACGACACCGAGGCGGTCATCGGGGCGACCAACGCCGCCTTCGGCGAGATCGGCCTGGAGCCGATCACCCTCGCGCGCTACCGCGAGTTGTACTGCGTGCCCGTCCCGGTCTTCTACGAGCGCCTGATGGGCCGGCTGCCGACGGACGCCGAGTGGACCGTCATGGACCAGGCCTTCCACCGGCACTACACGGAGCAGCGCGTGGGCTCCCGACTGACCGCCGGTGTCGAGGAGCTGCTGGCGGCCTGGACCCTGGCGGGCCGCAGCCAGTCGCTGCTCAGCATGTACGGCCACGAGGAGCTCGTCCCGGTGGTGCGCGGGTACGGCATCGAGAGTCATTTCGTCCGGGTCGACGGGCGCACGGGCCCCTCCGGGGGGAGCAAGGCGCTGCACATGGAGCGCCATCTGATCGCCCTCGCGTCGGCCGGCGCGATATCGCCCGGTCGTACGGTGGTCATCGGCGACGCGGTGGACGACGCGGTCGCGGCGGCGCACGTGGGCGCGCGGGCGGTGCTGTACACGGGCGGGTCGCACAGCAGGGCCAGCCTGGAGGTGGCGGGGGTGCCGGTCGTCGACTCCCTGGAGGAGGCCGTGGAAGCGGCACAGGACCTGGTGGGCCGAGAGCACGCCTGA
- a CDS encoding DUF6912 family protein: MRVYVPSTLPGLAEAHKTGELGPGPVTAYAVTPGLREWYVSDDIEELEYAALNRAAAASLRLLAADPAAARRRVVVAFDVPDKEAVADPDRGPDSAGLGEVRIAAAVPLSKAAAVHVDADDADTDVSAAAAALGAADHGDDDAQFVVDGAEDHELLWFGVQEIDHLIG; the protein is encoded by the coding sequence ATGCGCGTCTACGTCCCCTCGACCCTCCCCGGTCTCGCAGAGGCGCACAAGACGGGTGAGCTGGGGCCGGGACCGGTCACGGCGTACGCGGTGACCCCCGGGCTGCGCGAGTGGTACGTCTCCGACGACATCGAGGAGCTGGAGTACGCGGCCCTCAACCGCGCCGCCGCCGCCTCGCTCCGGCTGCTCGCCGCCGATCCCGCCGCCGCCCGCCGCCGGGTGGTCGTCGCCTTCGACGTACCCGACAAGGAAGCCGTCGCCGACCCGGACCGCGGACCGGACTCCGCGGGTCTGGGCGAGGTGCGGATCGCCGCCGCCGTACCGCTCTCCAAGGCCGCCGCCGTCCATGTCGACGCGGACGACGCGGACACCGACGTCTCGGCCGCCGCCGCCGCGCTGGGCGCCGCGGACCACGGTGACGACGACGCTCAGTTCGTCGTGGACGGGGCGGAGGACCACGAGCTGCTCTGGTTCGGGGTCCAGGAGATCGACCACCTCATCGGCTGA
- a CDS encoding glycosyltransferase 87 family protein, whose amino-acid sequence MITRRTGTAGTPARSSVAPPPGFGPLLTPGHPGTRRAGPRSGLALVSVWAVTRLAMLALLVRDDLGVGGVSREVYVLYRGWSEQLGRGTFPADDSTWQYPPGAGAVILSPALLPWLTYFQAFVALALLADAVIAFALARAGRTDASDRAAPDQDPSPAETSVDPGAGTGIEARPGRGAGPAGAWLWVCGLPLLLHIPLARYDVQVTALAVLALLAVRRRPRAGGALAGLGALVKGWPLLTLLGTPRGRTTRASWASAAVAAAALLGVLALGHTHTLAFLDQQRHRGVQIESLGGTALAVARLAGWPGTVEYRYGAFEFTGPYVSSVARISLLLTAAACCWLLLWRLRARRWNPATPFDAALAAVLLFTVTSRVISPQYLVWLLGLGAVCLTSRHTRQRTVALLLLPATALSALAYPVLYEEVVAGTVAGVALMVVRNGLLLAAALLACRALWTGTRPDRRTG is encoded by the coding sequence ATGATTACCCGTCGGACCGGCACGGCCGGCACCCCAGCCCGTTCCTCCGTGGCCCCTCCCCCCGGCTTCGGCCCCCTCCTCACCCCCGGCCACCCGGGAACGCGCCGCGCGGGCCCCCGGTCCGGCCTCGCGCTCGTCTCCGTCTGGGCCGTGACCCGGCTGGCGATGCTCGCCCTGCTCGTCCGCGACGACCTCGGGGTCGGCGGGGTCAGCCGCGAGGTGTACGTCCTCTACCGGGGCTGGTCGGAACAACTCGGCCGGGGCACCTTCCCCGCCGACGACTCCACCTGGCAGTACCCGCCCGGCGCCGGCGCCGTGATCCTGTCCCCCGCGCTCCTGCCGTGGCTGACGTACTTCCAGGCCTTCGTCGCGCTGGCCCTGCTCGCCGACGCCGTCATCGCCTTCGCGCTCGCCCGCGCGGGCCGCACCGACGCCTCCGACCGGGCGGCGCCGGACCAGGACCCGTCCCCCGCCGAGACCTCCGTCGACCCGGGGGCGGGCACCGGGATCGAGGCCAGGCCGGGCCGGGGCGCCGGCCCCGCGGGCGCCTGGCTCTGGGTCTGCGGGCTGCCGCTCCTTCTGCACATCCCGCTGGCCCGGTACGACGTCCAGGTCACCGCCCTCGCCGTACTGGCCCTGCTCGCCGTCCGGCGCCGGCCCCGCGCCGGCGGCGCGCTCGCCGGCCTCGGCGCCCTGGTGAAGGGGTGGCCGCTGCTGACCCTGCTGGGCACCCCCCGGGGCCGTACCACCCGCGCCTCCTGGGCCTCCGCGGCCGTGGCCGCCGCCGCCCTGCTGGGCGTCCTGGCCCTGGGCCACACCCACACCCTGGCCTTCCTGGACCAGCAGCGGCACCGGGGCGTCCAGATCGAGTCGCTCGGCGGCACCGCGCTCGCCGTGGCCCGGCTGGCGGGCTGGCCGGGCACGGTCGAATACCGCTACGGCGCCTTCGAGTTCACCGGCCCGTACGTGTCGAGCGTCGCCCGGATCTCCCTGCTGCTGACCGCCGCCGCCTGCTGCTGGCTCCTGCTCTGGCGCCTCCGCGCCCGCCGCTGGAACCCGGCGACGCCCTTCGACGCCGCGCTCGCCGCCGTCCTGCTGTTCACCGTCACCAGCCGGGTGATCAGCCCGCAGTACCTGGTCTGGCTCCTCGGCCTGGGCGCGGTCTGCCTCACGTCCCGGCACACCCGGCAGCGCACGGTGGCGCTGCTCCTGCTGCCCGCGACCGCGCTCAGCGCGCTCGCGTACCCCGTGCTGTACGAGGAGGTCGTCGCCGGCACGGTGGCGGGCGTCGCCCTGATGGTCGTCAGGAACGGCCTGCTGCTGGCGGCGGCCCTGCTGGCCTGCCGCGCCCTGTGGACGGGCACGCGCCCCGACCGCCGGACGGGCTGA
- a CDS encoding TetR/AcrR family transcriptional regulator codes for MTTDPRTSRRVPAGAAVLREDVTDAIRAAVFEELAAVGFARMSIEGIARRAGVGKTAVYRRWKSKLALVLDLLSVFAAQGLPAPATGSLYGDVRALLEVASHALRHPVASQVIPDLLVEAARHPEISDAIKAALLDGQQGIAAVIVREAVERGELPEGTDPDRALDLTVGPLYWRLVVVRNDLPKGYLDMLAASAVAALKGGA; via the coding sequence ATGACCACGGATCCGCGCACTTCACGCCGCGTACCCGCGGGAGCCGCCGTGCTCCGGGAGGACGTGACCGACGCCATTCGTGCCGCGGTCTTCGAGGAACTGGCCGCGGTCGGGTTCGCCCGGATGTCGATCGAGGGCATCGCGCGGCGGGCCGGGGTCGGCAAGACCGCCGTGTACCGCCGGTGGAAGTCGAAGCTCGCGCTCGTGCTGGACCTGCTGTCCGTCTTCGCCGCGCAGGGCCTGCCCGCGCCGGCGACCGGCTCGCTCTACGGGGACGTACGGGCGCTGCTGGAGGTCGCCTCGCACGCGCTGCGCCACCCGGTCGCCTCGCAGGTCATCCCGGACCTGCTGGTGGAGGCGGCGCGGCACCCGGAGATCTCCGACGCGATCAAGGCGGCGCTGCTGGACGGGCAGCAGGGGATCGCGGCGGTGATCGTGCGCGAGGCGGTGGAGCGGGGGGAGCTTCCGGAGGGGACGGACCCGGACCGGGCGCTGGACCTGACGGTGGGGCCGCTGTACTGGCGGCTGGTGGTGGTCAGGAACGACCTGCCCAAGGGGTACCTCGACATGCTGGCGGCGTCGGCCGTGGCGGCGCTGAAGGGCGGGGCGTAG
- a CDS encoding ABC transporter permease, with product MPPGTDLAALAARHGLKVSGARPSLPAYVRQLWSRRHFITAFATARLTAQYSQAKLGQIWQIMTPLLNATVYYFIFGVLLNTKHGVPDYIPFLVTGVFIWTFTSSAITAGTRAISGNLGLVRALHFPRASLPLAFALQQLQQLLFSMVALAAILVCFGQYPTLSWLLAAPALVLQSVFLGGVSMIMARLGAKTPDIAQLTPFLLRTWMYVSGVMYSIDKVSGKLPHTVALLLQWNPAAIYIDLMRFALIDSFGADKLPSHVWAIALGWAVVVGVGGFVYFWKAEEEYGRG from the coding sequence CTGCCCCCGGGGACGGACCTCGCCGCCCTCGCCGCCCGCCACGGGCTGAAGGTGAGCGGAGCCCGCCCCTCCCTGCCCGCGTACGTCCGCCAGCTCTGGTCACGCCGGCACTTCATCACCGCGTTCGCGACCGCGCGGCTGACGGCCCAGTACAGCCAGGCGAAACTCGGCCAGATCTGGCAGATCATGACCCCGCTGCTCAACGCGACGGTCTACTACTTCATCTTCGGCGTCCTGCTGAACACCAAGCACGGCGTGCCGGACTACATCCCGTTCCTGGTCACCGGCGTCTTCATCTGGACCTTCACGTCCAGCGCGATCACGGCGGGCACCCGGGCGATCTCCGGCAACCTGGGCCTGGTCAGGGCCCTGCACTTCCCCCGCGCCTCGCTGCCCCTGGCGTTCGCGCTGCAACAGCTCCAGCAACTGCTGTTCTCGATGGTCGCGCTGGCCGCGATCCTGGTCTGCTTCGGGCAGTACCCGACGCTCAGCTGGCTGCTGGCCGCGCCCGCGCTGGTGCTCCAGTCGGTGTTCCTGGGCGGCGTCTCGATGATCATGGCGAGGCTCGGCGCCAAGACCCCGGACATCGCCCAGCTCACGCCCTTCCTGCTGCGTACCTGGATGTACGTCTCCGGCGTGATGTACAGCATCGACAAGGTGTCCGGGAAGCTGCCGCACACGGTGGCGCTGCTGCTCCAGTGGAACCCGGCCGCCATCTACATCGACCTGATGCGCTTCGCCCTGATCGACAGTTTCGGCGCCGACAAACTGCCCTCGCACGTCTGGGCCATCGCGCTCGGCTGGGCGGTCGTGGTCGGGGTCGGCGGATTTGTCTACTTCTGGAAGGCAGAGGAGGAGTACGGACGTGGCTGA
- a CDS encoding ABC transporter ATP-binding protein — protein MADLTPQDEPTPTVIVDGVHITYKVHGTKGGKGSATSALSRIVSRRATPGVREVHAVKGVSFVAYKGEAIGLIGSNGSGKSTLLKAIAGLLPPTKGMIHTEGQPSLLGVNAALMGDLTGERNVILGGLAMGMSREEVRERYAGIVEFSGINEKDDFISLPMRTYSSGMGARLRFSIAAAKNHDVLLIDEALSTGDAKFQNRSKERITELRKEAGTVFLVSHSNNTITDTCDRALWLESGVLRMDGPAKEVVAAYQEFSSSKK, from the coding sequence GTGGCTGACCTCACCCCCCAGGACGAGCCCACCCCCACCGTGATCGTCGACGGTGTCCACATCACGTACAAGGTCCACGGCACCAAGGGCGGCAAGGGCTCCGCGACCTCCGCCCTCAGCCGGATCGTCTCCCGGCGCGCCACCCCCGGCGTCCGCGAGGTGCACGCCGTCAAGGGCGTCAGCTTCGTCGCATACAAGGGCGAGGCGATCGGCCTCATCGGCTCCAACGGATCCGGCAAGTCGACGCTGCTCAAGGCCATCGCCGGGCTGCTGCCGCCGACCAAGGGCATGATCCACACCGAGGGCCAGCCCTCCCTGCTCGGCGTCAACGCCGCGCTGATGGGCGACCTGACCGGCGAGCGGAACGTCATCCTCGGCGGCCTCGCCATGGGCATGTCCCGCGAAGAGGTCCGCGAGCGGTACGCCGGCATCGTGGAGTTCTCCGGCATCAACGAGAAGGACGACTTCATCTCGCTGCCGATGCGCACGTACTCCTCCGGCATGGGCGCCCGGCTGCGCTTCTCGATCGCCGCCGCCAAGAACCACGACGTCCTGCTCATCGACGAGGCCCTCTCGACCGGCGACGCCAAGTTCCAGAACCGCAGCAAGGAACGCATCACCGAGCTGCGCAAGGAGGCCGGCACGGTCTTCCTCGTCAGCCACAGCAACAACACCATCACCGACACCTGCGACCGCGCGCTCTGGCTGGAATCGGGCGTCCTGCGGATGGACGGCCCCGCCAAAGAGGTAGTCGCCGCCTACCAGGAGTTCTCAAGCAGCAAGAAATAG